A genomic region of Dickeya solani IPO 2222 contains the following coding sequences:
- the oppC gene encoding oligopeptide ABC transporter permease OppC gives MFWNKRNREALDNFSEKLEVEGRSLWQDARRRFMHNRAALASLFVLTLITLFVVVGPMVAPFNYADTDWNMMSSAPDMVSKHYLGTDSSGRDLLVRVAIGGRISLMVGVAAALVAVVVGTLYGAASGYIGGKVDSVMMRLLEILNSFPFMFFVILLVTLFGQNILLIFVAIGMVSWLDMARIVRGQTLSLKRKEFIEAALVCGVSTRNIVLRHVVPNVLGVVVVYASLLVPSMILFESFLSFLGLGTQEPLSSWGALLNDGANSMEVAPWLLLYPAGFLVVTLFCFNFIGDGLRDALDPKDR, from the coding sequence ATGTTTTGGAATAAACGTAACCGCGAAGCGCTGGATAACTTCAGCGAAAAACTGGAAGTGGAAGGGCGCAGCCTATGGCAGGATGCGCGTCGTCGCTTCATGCACAACCGGGCGGCGCTAGCCAGCCTGTTCGTACTGACGCTCATCACGCTGTTTGTCGTCGTCGGCCCGATGGTGGCGCCGTTCAACTATGCCGATACCGACTGGAATATGATGTCCAGCGCGCCTGACATGGTGTCAAAACACTATTTAGGCACCGATTCGTCCGGCCGCGACCTGCTGGTACGTGTGGCGATCGGCGGACGTATTTCTCTGATGGTTGGCGTTGCCGCCGCGTTGGTGGCGGTGGTCGTGGGAACGCTGTACGGCGCCGCATCCGGCTATATCGGTGGGAAAGTGGACTCGGTCATGATGCGTCTGCTGGAGATCCTCAACTCCTTCCCGTTCATGTTTTTCGTTATCCTGCTGGTGACCCTGTTCGGGCAAAATATTCTGCTGATTTTTGTGGCGATCGGCATGGTGTCCTGGCTGGATATGGCGCGTATCGTTCGCGGCCAGACCCTGAGCCTGAAACGTAAAGAGTTCATTGAAGCCGCGCTGGTGTGCGGTGTCTCCACCCGCAACATCGTGCTGCGCCATGTCGTGCCGAATGTGCTGGGCGTGGTCGTGGTATACGCATCGCTGCTGGTGCCGAGCATGATCCTGTTCGAATCTTTTCTGAGTTTCCTTGGCCTGGGTACCCAGGAGCCGCTGAGCAGTTGGGGCGCGCTGCTGAACGATGGCGCCAATTCAATGGAAGTAGCGCCGTGGCTGCTGCTGTATCCCGCCGGTTTTCTGGTGGTGACCCTGTTTTGTTTCAACTTTATCGGCGATGGCCTGCGTGATGCCCTCGACCCGAAAGACCGCTAA
- the oppB gene encoding oligopeptide ABC transporter permease OppB: MLKFIFRRCLEAIPTLFILITISFFMMRLAPGSPFTGERNLPPEVMANIEAKYHLNDPMIKQYGNYLVQLLKGDFGPSFKYKDYSVNDLVVRAFPVSAKLGAAAFLLAVVLGVTSGVIAALNQNSKWDYTVMGFAMTGVVIPSFVVAPLLVLIFAITLRWLPGGGWNGGAPKYIILPMVALSLSYIASIARITRGSMIEVLHSNFIRTARAKGLPLYRIILRHALKPALLPVLSYMGPAFVGIITGSMVIETIFGLPGIGQLFVNGALNRDYSLVLSLTVLVGALTILFNAVIDVLYAVIDPKIRY; this comes from the coding sequence ATGTTAAAATTTATTTTCCGTCGTTGCCTGGAAGCAATCCCGACACTGTTCATCCTGATTACCATCTCGTTTTTCATGATGCGACTGGCCCCGGGAAGTCCGTTTACTGGGGAACGCAACCTCCCCCCCGAAGTCATGGCGAATATCGAAGCCAAGTACCATCTGAACGATCCCATGATCAAACAGTACGGTAATTATCTGGTGCAGTTGCTGAAGGGCGACTTTGGGCCGTCTTTTAAGTACAAAGATTATTCGGTAAATGATCTGGTCGTCCGGGCTTTTCCGGTGTCGGCTAAATTGGGTGCCGCCGCTTTTCTGCTGGCCGTGGTGCTGGGGGTGACCTCCGGCGTGATTGCCGCATTGAATCAAAATAGTAAATGGGATTACACAGTAATGGGTTTTGCCATGACCGGGGTGGTGATCCCGAGCTTTGTGGTAGCGCCACTTTTGGTGCTGATCTTTGCGATAACCCTGCGCTGGTTGCCTGGGGGCGGCTGGAACGGCGGTGCGCCGAAATATATTATTTTGCCGATGGTCGCGTTGTCCCTGTCTTATATCGCCAGCATCGCCCGTATTACCCGTGGCTCCATGATTGAAGTGCTGCATTCGAACTTTATCCGCACCGCGCGCGCCAAAGGGCTGCCGCTGTACCGGATTATTCTGCGCCACGCGCTGAAACCGGCGCTGCTGCCGGTGCTTTCCTACATGGGGCCGGCGTTCGTGGGGATCATCACTGGCTCCATGGTGATTGAAACCATTTTTGGTTTACCTGGTATTGGTCAGTTATTTGTTAACGGTGCGCTTAACCGTGACTATTCGCTGGTGCTCAGCCTGACGGTTTTGGTGGGCGCGCTGACCATTCTGTTTAATGCGGTCATCGATGTGCTGTACGCGGTCATCGATCCGAAGATCCGTTACTAA